AGGAAACTAAAGCAAACCAGAAGCAGAACCCAGTTGcatcacagagagaaaaaaaaaggcatttaaaatgcatattaactAGCATTATAATGTATGTAgccaacaaaaacatttaaatatcctACCAAACcaagacttttgaatggtagtatatatgATTTTATCAATATTAGGGCCTAttattgaaatttttttaaatactatgaGATCTGCCCAACAAGTGATATACTGAATGTctgatattatattaaaatgttcacagATTGTTACAACAACAATTTCCTTTTAAAATGAACTACAATTAATGTATAATCAAAAAAACTGCTAGCCTTTGGAACTAGATAAGCTGTGTAAGCTATTAAAATTATAacttgatacaaaaaaaaaaaaaaagataaggtTAACATGGCATGCTGTCTTTGCTGGTTGTGGACGTTTCCTTGATTACATCTCGGTCACCTTTTCATCGGTTTTGTAAACAATCACGTCATCGTAGGCATTAGAGTCATCAATGCTCCTGAAAAACAATTGTCACAATTCCAGAGATTCATTCTTTAATCACTGAGATTAAATTTCAACATTCTAAACATTCAATCTTTCGCAATGAGAATAATTTCAGGAACATCATGCTTAGCAGAAAGCGTCAGATGAGGCGTTTAATTCTGACTACTAAAGATGATTTCAGGCCATATAAATACTTCTCATGAGCGGTATCATTGATGATAGTGTATCTTTTTATAGGCTTGAATCACTCTAAGCTTTATAACGGCTGTATTATTGAGGTATTATTACCTGACTGCGTCGAGACGGGTTGATCCATTGGTCATGGCGTATTCATTGGATACAGCTTCTGGTTTGCTTTAGTCAACAAAGACggattaaaatgtttacacagaCCAGATTTCGAAAACTAGTtgctaaataaaatgtgtattacaTGAACTATAAAGATAGCCTAGGTAGTTTACAGTAACCATCATTCAGACATGTAGGCCTAGTATTGATAAGAAAACCAAGGATTTTGTTAATAAATAGGTAGATCTGGTATGCCTAGCCTATATTATAGGCCTCTACTCACATTTATGACTgactaaacaacaaaaaagaagataatttggaAAAATACTTCTTAATTTTCAGTTAAACTTTGTaccttaaatgttaaaattgctACTGTTTTTGGTAGGGTGTTGAAATGGAAGCAGATATTTACCTTGGAGTTTCACACCAGGCTTTGTTTACAAGGAAGGCGACGAAGATCAGAAAGAGGAACACACCAACGGCGATGATTCCCGTGAGCCAGTTTGGCAGAGCTTGCTCtgctttctctaaaaaaaaaaaacatgtgccataataaaaaaactgcacgTTAGAATATATACATCTATTGCAATTGAGCACTGTAATGTAATTACTGTAATGTGCTCAGCGGTTTTCCAAATTTCTAGATTTCCCTCCAAAAACCACACATCTGCTAATAGTTTACCTGCTTGAGCCGTTACTAGTCCCAGCGTGAGCAGAAGCCAGTGAGCCACAGTGAATGATTTCCCCATCTTTATTCCTCTTCAGATGCGCGATTATTTGGTGAATCGTACACAACTGATCAAGTTTAAACCTTTCTCTAACCAGGAAACAGTTATCTGAATTTCAATGGAAGAAAAGACAACACCCAGTGGTCTGTATAAATCGAGTCAATCATTTACCCACCGCGTGATATTTAGCCATCGCTAAGGAATAACAGAGATGTGACGGGTGGACCGGGACTGATCTGATCACATCTGATTCACCTGTTAGACGAGTGATATCTGATAGCGGTTATAAATATTCATTGCTATCATAAATACTTGTTTTGTTCGTTAGACGACGGAAGAGTTGTTAATCCAGTGGAGAAAGTCCCATCTCCGCACAGGTTTAAGTGAAGACGCTGCATAAGCCGTGAGTCTTTAGATTTGAACGATAACGGAATTTATCTGGTTAGCATTCTATGGTTTTCAATTAGTAATAGATATCTGAATGGCTGTTTGACACATTAAACCCACCAGTGCCACTTTTCTGCCGTGGAAGTTACAGTTTAGTTAgagtaaaaaataagataaaaatcaACAACGAACTTTTTAATATCAGATCTTTAGGTTTAAATTAATTGACGCAGATTCGTGTTTTGGGTTCAAGTTCAAACAAACTCCTCATTCGTCAACCTGAATTTGTTCTAGGTTAGTCAAGTGAACCTTTAATGAACTATTTCAGacgacaaaaaataaataaataaaacatttagtgaaaaTTGAGTCCCTTGTCCATCAGCGTATTCAAGATGTGGATGTTTCATTGAAAACCGATTTGGGGAAGTTTAGCATTAGcctacatcacttgctcaccattgtgTACTCTAAATGGGTgctgtcaaaatgagagtccaca
This DNA window, taken from Carassius auratus strain Wakin chromosome 22, ASM336829v1, whole genome shotgun sequence, encodes the following:
- the LOC113040113 gene encoding PDZK1-interacting protein 1, which gives rise to MGKSFTVAHWLLLTLGLVTAQAEKAEQALPNWLTGIIAVGVFLFLIFVAFLVNKAWCETPSKPEAVSNEYAMTNGSTRLDAVRSIDDSNAYDDVIVYKTDEKVTEM